The Vicia villosa cultivar HV-30 ecotype Madison, WI linkage group LG1, Vvil1.0, whole genome shotgun sequence genome includes a region encoding these proteins:
- the LOC131658023 gene encoding mechanosensitive ion channel protein 7-like: protein MQVKDVVINIDENREMSEIQGENVQTSFVGESSSNAQSSLKDENHSSEISEIKGETVQTSFFGESSSNAQSSFINENHSSMYKKRKFSLLILFGRLDLILIPALLLTLTFRYLRNMNLWEVRLWKYEVLILFLVSGSFLAHCIIRIIIVFFIKRKFHLEIKLVYYVYTLKKTIQKFLWLLLLAWSLWFYKPLHREVICVLMLYMEKALFSSLFLAPALWLFKTLIAEILTTHFYATAYCGKIEESFVNHSLINMLSGPHMVELRRAKAQEDERLAAPNFSTIIIERSRSEIEYGGRLTLNLLHKLNPKFVSSLEMNSFMKTFTYRAFDLEDDHSALASTEKETKAATEQIFRNLDLCGSRSIEIEDLMSFMIETEAAQIVNHFKRGSDSGKVSQTALKDWILSVFRERITLSLRINDTKSPVPKLYNFLNFLVVLLISVISILILEMVTIKLLGFVFASQFVFASLIFGSSLKTVFEGIFFVFIMHYYDVGDKCVIDDIVMTVEKINILTTVFIRFDKKRINMPNSVLHKKKIRNCNRCTNMEKALQFCIHIATQNEKVFLMKQRIKDFMEGKLEYWHPSPTIKLYDNQMLDMVKVVVWPTFRNNIQNMEDRCIMRSLLIEELMMIFRYLEIVYWMPLNFKAFPITQDCLPVSFWTTTTK from the coding sequence ATGCAGGTTAAGGACGTGGTTATTAATATTGACGAAAACCGTGAAATGTCTGAAATCCAAGGGGAGAATGTTCAAACAAGCTTTGTTGGAGAGTCCAGCTCTAATGCCCAATCATCTCTCAAAGATGAGAATCACTCAAGTGAAATATCTGAAATCAAAGGGGAGACCGTTCAAACAAGCTTTTTTGGAGAGTCCAGCTCTAATGCTCAATCATCTTTCATAAATGAGAATCACTCAAGTatgtataagaaaagaaaatttagtcttttgattttatttggaaGGCTAGATTTGATTCTTATACCTGCTTTATTATTAACCTTGACTTTTCGGTATTTGAGGAATATGAATTTATGGGAAGTTAGACTTTGGAAATATGAAGTCCTGATTCTTTTTCTAGTCTCTGGTAGCTTCTTAGCGCATTGTATTATTAGGATTATCATTgtgttttttattaaaagaaaatttcatTTGGAGATCAAACTTGTTTACTATGTATATACTTTGaagaaaacaattcaaaaatTTTTGTGGTTGCTACTTTTAGCATGGTCTTTGTGGTTCTATAAGCCTCTTCACAGGGAGGTGATCTGCGTTTTAATGCTATACATGGAGAAAGCTTTGTTCAGCAGTTTATTTCTGGCTCCTGCATTATGGctcttcaaaaccctaattgctgAAATTTTAACCACTCATTTTTATGCGACAGCATATTGCGGTAAGATTGAAGAGTCGTTCGTCAATCACTCATTGATTAATATGCTTTCTGGACCACATATGGTCGAACTTCGAAGGGCTAAAGCACAAGAGGATGAAAGGCTGGCTGCTCCTAACTTTTCTACCATCATAATTGAAAGGTCAAGGAGTGAGATTGAATATGGTGGTAGACTAACTCTCAATCTTTTGCATAAGCTGAATCCAAAATTTGTGTCGTCTTTGGAAATGAATAGCTTCATGAAAACATTTACCTACAGGGCATTTGATTTGGAAGACGACCATTCTGCACTAGCTTCAACTGAAAAGGAGACTAAAGCAGCAACCGAACAAATATTCAGAAATCTTGATTTATGTGGTTCTAGGTCTATAGAAATTGAGGACTTGATGTCTTTCATGATTGAAACTGAAGCTGCTCAAATTGTAAATCACTTTAAAAGAGGATCAGATTCTGGAAAAGTAAGTCAAACTGCCTTGAAGGACTGGATTCTGAGTGTGTTCAGGGAGAGAATAACACTTAGTTTAAGAATAAATGATACCAAATCACCGGTCCCAAAGTTATACAACTTCTTGAACTTCTTAGTTGTCCTTCTCATTTCTGTTATATCGATTTTGATTTTGGAAATGGTCACTATCAAGTTACTTGGCTTTGTTTTTGCGTCACAGTTCGTGTTCGCTTCATTGATATTCGGAAGCTCATTGAAAACTGTTTTTGAaggaatattttttgtttttataatgcATTACTATGACGTAGGAGACAAATGTGTGATCGACGACATTGTAATGACCGTGGAGAAGATCAACATACTGACTACCGTGTTTATACGGTTCGATAAAAAACGGATAAACATGCCCAACAGTGTGCTTCACAAGAAAAAAATACGTAATTGCAATCGTTGTACTAACATGGAAAAAGCTTTGCAATTCTGTATTCACATAGCAACTCAAAATGAAAAAGTTTTCCTCATGAAACAGAGAATAAAAGACTTCATGGAAGGAAAGCTAGAGTATTGGCATCCTTCACCTACTATAAAGTTGTATGATAATCAAATGTTGGACATGGTAAAAGTGGTTGTGTGGCCAACTTTCAGAAATAACATACAAAACATGGAAGACAGGTGCATCATGAGGTCTTTGTTGATTGAAGAGTTGATGATGATCTTTAGGTATCTTGAAATTGTTTACTGGATGCCCCTAAACTTCAAAGCTTTTCCTATTACTCAAGATTGTCTCCCAGTTAGTTTTTGGACAACAACTACAAAGTAG